Proteins encoded within one genomic window of Psilocybe cubensis strain MGC-MH-2018 chromosome 2, whole genome shotgun sequence:
- a CDS encoding General transcription and DNA repair factor IIH subunit ssl1, which yields MAPRQNDQMDVDSDSDISIDLEHHNKSKGKGKTKVGDKRKQDKGKGKAKDTQAYTWEASFTRSWETVQEDEAGTLQTTVEDLLARGRRRRLLAPAAAIRRTIIRHLILILDLSSAMMDRDMRPTRFDLMLQYAREFITEWFDQNPLGQIGVVGMRAGLGERVGEMSGNPQEVLKSIADRHKLEPAGEPSLQNAIEMARGSMNHLPTHSSREILLVFGSLTTCDPGNIHDTLDECIKNKVRISIVAIAAEMKICRDLCDKTGGQFGVAMNEGHFKDLLFELVPPPAQRAISRAAGAGATNPAADLMMMGFPTRLPDASPPSLCVCHSEMKSQGFLCPRCMSKVCDVPTDCDICGLMIVSSPHLARSYHHLFPVKPYDAV from the exons ATGGCCCCCAGACAGAACGACCAGATGGACGTCGACTCAGACTCAGACATTTCCATAGATTTAGAACATCACAATAAGTCTAAAGGAAAAGGTAAAACAAAGGTCGGAGATAAAAGAAAGCAGGataaaggaaagggaaaagctAAGGACACG CAAGCTTATACGTGGGAGGCATCGTTCACTCGGTCGTGGGAAACCGTACAGGAGGACGAGGCTGGGACTTTGCAAACAACTGTTGAAGACCTTTTggcaagaggaagaagaagaag GCTCTTAGCGCCTGCAGCCGCGATACGGCGCACTATTATTCGGCACCTCATTCTAATTCTTGATCTATCTTCTGCCATGATGGATAGGGATATGAGGCCAACTCGCTTTGATCTTATGCTTCAATATGCACGCGAATTCATAACAGAATGGTTTGATCAAAACCCTTTAGGCCAAATTGGAGTAGTGGGGATGAGGGCAGGTTTAGGGGAGCGAGTAGGAGAAATGTCAG GTAACCCCCAGGAAGTGCTTAAATCAATAGCAGATCGACATAAGCTTGAGCCAGCAGGCGAACCTAGTCTTCAGAATGCCATTGAAATGGCACGGGGCAGTATGAA TCATCTACCAACGCATTCATCGCgagaaatccttctagttTTTGGATCATTGACTACATGCGACCCTGGCAATATTCATGACACTTTGGATGAATGCATCAAGAACAAAGTTCGCATTTCAATTGTGGCTATAGCGGCAGAGATGAAAATATGCCGCGACCTTTGTGATAAAACAGGCG GCCAATTCGGGGTAGCCATGAATGAAGGACATTTCAAAGACCTTCTTTTTGAGTTAGTTCCCCCACCTGCCCAGCGTGCCATTAGTCGCGCCGCGGGTGCTGGTGCCACCAACCCTGCCGCCGACCTCATGATGATGGGCTTCCCCACACGTCTGCCTGATGCATCTCCACCCAGCCTGTGTGTCTGTCACTCTGAAATGAAAAGTCAAGGATTTTTGTGTCCACGATGCATGTCCAAAGTATGCGATGTCCCAACGGATTGTGACATCTGCGGGCTCATGATTGTCAGCTCGCCTCATTTGGCTCGAAGTTATCATCATCTTTTTCCTGTCAAACCATACGATGCTGTGTAA
- a CDS encoding UDP-N-acetylglucosamine transferase subunit ALG14, producing the protein MIFLVIILVLFLYRAFSILPNKSRKPKRLSVGKNSCSIAVFLGSGGHTNEALLLISALDVDRYGPRTYIVSSGDDLSVQKAIKFESQISEGNKSNYYMLSIPRARRVHQSLLTVPASTAYSFIYCVYCLAFRPLFDPNTPGYPDVLLLNGPGTCFVLCLAVYVNKFLGLHAPLIIYIETFARVKSLSLSAKLIRPLADRSVGFVLKAI; encoded by the exons ATGATCTTCCTCGTTATTATTCTAGTTCTCTTCCTCTATCGCGCATTCTCTATCCTACCCAACAAATCCAGAAAGCCCAAACGCTTGTCAGTGGGCAAAAATAGCTGTAGTATAGCTGTCTTCCTAGGTTCAG GAGGCCATACCAATGAAGCGTTATTGCTCATCTCGGCCCTGGATGTAGATCGATATGGTCCGAGAACTTATATTGTCTCTTCCGGAGACGATCTAAGTGTTCAGAAAGCAATTAAATTCGAATCTCAAATTTCTGAGGGCAATAAGTCCAAT TATTACATGTTGTCCATTCCGCGAGCAAGACGAGTTCACCAATCACTTCTCACTGTACCTGCTTCCACGGCGTACTCGTTCATATATTGCGTCTACTGTCTGGCATTCCGACCTTTGTTTGATCCAAATACTCCAGGATATCCAGACGTATTACTCCTGAACGGACCAGGGACCTGCTTTGTTCTCTGCCTCGCTGTTTATGTGAACAAA TTCCTCGGCCTACATGCACCATTGATAATTTATATTGAGACATTTGCGCGGGTAAAGTCTCTGTCTCTATCTGCCAAACTAATCCGCCCTCTTGCTGATAGGTCTGTTGGATTTGTTCTGAAAGCAATATGA
- a CDS encoding Splicing factor U2AF 23 kDa subunit gives MASHLTILLPNVYHNPAHDPVCKLTPKELQEGFDAVYEDLYCELAKFGHLLELHVCDNVGDHLIGNVYARYEWETEAQAAVDSCNERWYAGRPLYAELSPVTDFREACCRQNENGECNRGGFCNFMHLRLASKDLVSSLRAGQRLERRLNPAKTEGGGGGWEPSKREGGRGRSASPSRRGGNPGEDRWTRK, from the exons ATGGCATCACACTTG ACCATCCTCCTTCCCAATGTTTACCACAACCCCGCACACGACCCCGTGTGTAAGTTGACCCCAAAGGAACTCCAAGAAGGCTTTGATGCAGTATACGAGGATCTTTACTGTGAATTGGCGAAATTCGGGCACCTTCTTGAGCTTCAC GTATGCGACAATGTCGGAGACCACTTGATAGGGAATGTGTATGCTAGATACGAGTGGGAAACGGAAGCGCAAGCCGCTGTTGATAGTTGTAATGAACGCTGGTATGCAG GTCGACCGCTGTATGCTGAATTATCGCCGGTGACTGATTTTCGAGAGGCATGCTGCCGTCAGAATGAAAACGGAGAGTGCAACCGGGGTGGCTTCTGTAACTTCATGCATCTTCGATTGGCATCGAAAGACCTGGTTTCTTCTTTACGTGCTGGTCAACGGCTGGAACGGAGACTCAATCCCGCCAAAACTGAAGGGGGTGGTGGGGGATGGGAACCTAGCAAACGAGAGGGTGGCAGGGGAAGATCTGCTAGTCCGTCTAGGCGAGGTGGTAATCCTGGTGAAGATCGCTGGACTAGGAAGTAG
- a CDS encoding PRKR-interacting protein 1-like protein (PRKR-interacting protein 1 homolog), giving the protein MSSTSASTSTAPTHRHALTAVEKQRSQLEKLLKDPAKPVYIPPPPKEKTIRPAREMMKNVQGSSAGAGSGEFHVYKASRRREYERLKLLEEASNKEIEDAEFERRRRETEELANAKTVKNRAKRQKRKERAKTKGTRKDESEAPAQETSDLPIKKRRIVNGEEMVFRKPTEASDDSDDEGQLLREPKNIETLSQHAPEPASIAIEPSRITILEDD; this is encoded by the exons ATGTCGAGCACCTCAGCTTCAACCTCTACTGCTCCCACCCATCGACATGCTCTGACTGCGGTTGAGAAGCAGCGCTCCCAGCTGGAAAAGCTTCTAAAGGATCCTGCCAAGCCAGTATATATACCCCCTCCACCTAAAGAGAAAACGATACGGCCTGCCAGAGAAATGATGAAAAACGTTCAGGGATCAAGTGCAGGTGCGGGAAGTGGTGAATTTCATGTATATAAAGCAAGTCGGAGACGAGAATACGAACGCTTGAAGCTTCTTGAAGAAGCCTCCAATAAG GAAATTGAAGATGCCGAGTTTGAAAGGAGACGACGCGAGACAGAAGAACTAGCCAATGCCAAAACGGTCAAAAATCGAGCGAAGAggcagaaaagaaaggagagAGCGAAAACGAAAGGAACTCGAAAAGATGAAAGCGAGGCACCGGCTCAGGAAACCTCAGATTTACCGATCAAGAAAAGGAGAATTGTTAACGGGGAAGAAATGGTGTTCAGAAAACCTACAGAAGCCAGCGACGATTCCGATGACGAAGGTCAACTTTTGCGGGAGCCTAAGAATATTGAGACGTTATCGCAGCATGCACCCGAACCTGCCTCGATTGCCATTGAGCCCTCGCGTATAACCATATTAGAAGATGATTAA
- a CDS encoding Protein arginine N-methyltransferase 2 — MDDLDTIAAQLGEDLINKILANESIDEISTALQLGAPIWYQNAAEGISPLHAAAYARNHDLVKLLINEGAVWNAVDYLKNTAGDIALSFNDETIYKEIRDAGIRSELLLGLLEKKSSSDSFRLILCAEDTTASGSSDAFLNSRLKYTVDENGQDICVLNVEGQDIGVMMGWERNIMNETVHRLCDQHPNATNLKILNIGFGLGIVDNFFQSLPHPPAEHFIIEAHPDVLNFMRERGWYDRKGVRILEGRWQDFVESPELLNSGGFDVIYTDTFSEDYNALRQFFEHLPDLLADGESSFSFFNGLGATNAFFYDIYTRISELHLADVGLDVNWSDVDVGFDDREGRWGETREYFSLPIYRLPVGKMKSM; from the exons ATGGACGATTTAGATACCATAGCGGCTCAGCTAGGTGAAGATCTTATTAACAAAATACTCGCCAATGAATCGATAGACGAAATTTCGACCGCCTTGCAATTGGGTGCACCCATCTGGTATCAAAATGCTGCTGAAGGCATCTCACCACTCCATGCTGCCGCATATGCTCGGAATCACGACCTTGTCAAATTGCTCATTAATGAAGGAGCTGTTTGGAATGCTG TGGATTATCTCAAGAATACTGCAGGAGACATCGCTTTATCTTTCAACGATGAGACCATATATAAAGAAATACGGGACGCGGGCATTCGCTCAG AACTTCTCCTAGGGTTACTCGAGAAAAAATCATCTTCCGATTCATTCAGACTAATCCTGTGCGCCGAGGATACCACAGCGAGCGGCTCTTCCGATGCTTTCCTGAATTCGAGGCTTAAGTACACTGTTGACGAGAATGGCCAAGATATTTGCGTTCTTAATGTGGAAGGACAGGACATTGGAGTCATGATGGGCTGGGAGAGAAACATCATGAATGAAACCGTCCACAGGCTTTGCGATCAACATCCTAATGCTACCAATCTTAAGATTTTGAACATTGGGTTTGGACTGGGTATT GTTGacaattttttccaaagTCTCCCGCACCCACCAGCAGAGCATTTTATTATAGAAGCTCACCCAGACGTCCTCAACTTTATGCGCGAAAGGGGCTGGTATGATCGCAAGGGCGTCAGAATTTTAGAGGGTCGCTGGCAAGATTTCGTCGAAAGTCCAGAACTCTTGAACTCAGGCGGATTCGATGTTATATATACAGACACATTCTCGGAAGATTACAACGCTCTTCGACAATTTTTTGAGCACCTGCCAGATTTATTGGCAGATGGTGAATCGAGCTTTAGCTTCTTTAACGGTCTTGGGGCAACCA ATGCGTTCTTCTATGACATATACACCCGTATTTCAGAGCTCCACCTTGCGGACGTTGGCTTGGATGTTAATTGGTCTGACGTCGACGTTGGTTTTGATGATAGGGAAGGAAGATGGGGTGAAACTCGTGAATACTTTTCCTTGCCCATATACAGGCTTCCAGTCGGCAAAATGAAGTCTATGTAG
- a CDS encoding ATP-dependent helicase fft2, with protein MSSNASSQPHRSVPPAQSRDASGPSRFFPNPNPSPVHILAPNSSPLSNGESYSRAYSPANGVQHSPIPSISNTNYANAWPSVRRNFTVDPLTASSGFTSSSNSNHAPPRRQWGSDELPNHEEGPPRKRINRGPSEDPSTSLEFPPSPEFQRVGERRHFSTISVDSMSVSSEESLPTSDTRFNMFLMTHPGENKSKVHAAWVQAGCDNRRADAFLRDPAWSPVLPVSTTMDKDALGRVKEIDEASKAQRAAVKEKGRKSMIYANRPGLESKAPATPPPSKSIIDLTTPSYSTPTSPLTPVVRAPRRQRAKKLVIHSDDESGYEEPASDERDDMTSEARLEYAYEARALEYLNTSQSDALQELTGCTPEQANVIIELRPFSSAEDIRNKLGQGKKKAGPTGISPRMFEDCTTMLKGYGSVDNVLESCEKIGSTLRTTISSWIPDKKSNVDESLDDGALSLLSIKPLKKGNAQNHLTTQPRLIAQGVSLKEYQLLGVNWLHLLYRSNLSCILADEMGLGKTIQVISFLAYLKEQGKKGPHLIVVPSSTLENWCREFAKFAPSVAIQTYYADKNDRPALRETLINTQRCRSKTSEGWEVLITTYNLAQGDDRDRKFFRKIEWDCCVYDEGHVLKNFQSQRYQSLMKFGSNWRLLLTGTPLQNNLQELVTIMFQSLLNFILPDQFAGSIDSLRAIFKVKGDSKVTLLSQERISRAKKMMTPFVLRRRKDQVLKDLPKKTERIEWCEMTELQRSIYRDALQRSRKTVVEAQLDESSESSSSKKSRVGHRPKDKLYAENSSNVLMDLRKAASHPMLFRTRFTDDTLSRIAKQLLKEPDFKKRGALYDLVKEDMSVMTDSELQVFCATYKSTQKYLQDQSCYIDAGKVQVLLKLLQTYRHDGRKVLIFSQFTQILDILQAVLRNHHVKFLVLTGSTPVDVRQTLVDEFTEDDSIPVFLLSTKAGGMGINLTAASVVIMFDQDFNPHNDRQAQDRAYRIGQKRDVEVVKLISKGTIEEDMLRLGETKLALDEAVAGDGDETDGSAPEREMKVSLLKTLRKQYEMEGKPTL; from the exons atgtcttcaaacGCTTCGAGTCAGCCGCATCGTAGTGTGCCACCGGCACAATCCAGAGATGCAAGCGGGCCATCTCGATTCTtccccaatcccaatccatCCCCTGTTCATATCCTCGCGCCTAATTCAAGTCCTCTTTCGAACGGCGAATCATATTCAAGGGCTTACTCGCCAGCCAACGGTGTTCAACACTCTCCAATCCCCTCCATATCCAACACAAATTATGCCAATGCTTGGCCGTCGGTGAGGAGGAACTTCACTGTCGATCCGTTGACAGCATCCAGCGGCTTCACATCTAGTAGTAACTCCAATCATGCTCCTCCACGACGACAATGGGGGAGTGATGAGCTGCCCAATCATGAGGAGGGCCCGCCTCGCAAAAGAATTAATCGAGGCCCATCGGAAGACCCGTCTACCAGTCTAGAATTTCCACCGTCTCCAGAATTCCAACGCGTCGGCGAACGGCGCCATTTTTCTACAATCAGTGTAGACTCCATGTCCGTATCTTCAGAAGAGTCCTTACCCACCAGCGATACAAGATTCAATATGTTTCTGATGACACATCCCGGCGAGAACAAGTCAAAAGTCCATGCAGCGTGGGTGCAAGCTGGCTGCGACAACCGTAGAGCAGATGCGTTTTTAAGGGATCCAGCATGGTCTCCAGTCCTACCGGTATCCACAACAATGGATAAAGATGCTTTGGGTAGGGTCAAAGAGATCGATGAAGCCTCCAAAGCTCAGAGAGCCGCAGTTAAAGAGAAAGGCAGAAAATCTATGATCTATGCGAATCGTCCTGGGTTAGAGTCGAAGGCACCTGCTACCCCTCCACCTTCCAAGAGTATTATTGACTTGACTACACCGTCATATTCAACCCCAACATCGCCCCTCACCCCAGTTGTAAGAGCTCCTCGACGCCAGCGCGCAAAGAAGCTAGTCATTCATTCTGACGATGAATCCGGTTATGAAGAGCCCGCATCTGACGAAAGAGATGATATGACAAGCGAAGCGCGCTTAGAATATGCCTATGAAGCGCGTGCATTAGAGTATTTGAATACGTCGCAATCTGACGCATTGCAAGAATTGACTG GATGCACTCCCGAGCAGGCCAACGTTATCATTGAGCTTCGTCCATTCAGTTCTGCAGAAGACATTCGAAACAAGCTTGGTCAAggcaaaaagaaagcaggACCAACCGGTATCAGTCCACGCATGTTCGAGGACTGTACCACGATGCTGAAAGGCTATGGCTCTGTCGACAATGTGCTGGAAAGCTGTGAAAAGATTGGATCTACTCTCCGTACAACTATTTCATCGTGGATCCCTGACAAAAAATCCAACGTGGACGAAAGTCTGGACGACGGCGCTCTGAGCTTATTATCAATCAAGCCGTTAAAGAAGGGCAATGCTCAGAACCACCTAACTACTCAACCAAGATTGATAGCGCAAGGCGTTTCCCTGAAAGAATATCAACTTCTTGGAGTTAACTGGCTTCATTTGCTCTACCGCAGCAATTTGAGTTGTATATTGGCGGATGAAATGG GACTTGGGAAAACTATCCAGGTCATCAGCTTCCTCGCATATCTTAAAGAACAGGGCAAGAAAGGACCTCATCTCATTGTAGTACC GTCATCTACACTAGAGAATTGGTGTCGAGAATTCGCTAAATTTGCCCCCTCTGTTGCTATCCAAACGTATTACGCCGACAAAAATGATCGACCAGCACTTCGAGAGACCTTAATCAACACACAGAGATGTCGTAGTAAAACTTCAGAGGGATGGGAAGTCCTTATTACCACCTACAATTTGGCCCAAGGCGACGATCGTGATCGAAAGTTTTTCCGCAAGATTGAATGGGAT TGTTGTGTATACGATGAAGGACATGTTTTAAAGAATTTTCAATCCCAACGATATCAATCCTTGATGAAGTTCGGCTCGAACTGGAGACTACTATTAACCGGCACGCCGTTGCAGAATAATTTGCAAGAACTTGTC ACCATAATGTTCCAGTCTTTGCTAAACTTCATCCTGCCTGACCAATTTGCTGGCTCGATCGACTCCTTACGTGCAATTTTCAAAGTCAAGGGAGATAGCAAAGTTACATTACTTTCACAAGAACGGATTTCACGCGCAAAGAAAATGATGACTCCGTTTGTCTTACGCAGAAGGAAGGACCAA GTATTAAAAGATCTTCCAAAGAAAACAGAGCGTATCGAGTGGTGTGAAATGACTGAGCTGCAGAGATCAATTTACCGCGATGCACTTCAACGTTCCCGGAAAACGGTGGTCGAGGCGCAATTAGATGAAAGTTCTGAAAGCTCTTCTAGTAAAAAGTCACGTGTCGGTCATCGTCCCAAAGACAAACTTTACGCCGAAAACAGCTCTAATGTCTTGATGGATCTCCGCAAAGCAGCCTCTCATCCCATGCTTTTTCGAACTAGGTTTACTGATGATACATTGTCACGGATTGCTAAACAGTTGTTGAAGGAGCCTGACTTCAAGAAGCGGGGGGCCCTTTACGACCTTGTCAAAGAAGATATGTCTGTAATGACAGATTCGGAGCTTCAAGTTTTCTGTGCTACATACAAA TCTACCCAGAAGTATCTTCAAGATCAATCTTGTTATATCGATGCCGGGAAAGTCCAAGTGCTCCTCAAATTACTGCAGACTTATAGACATGATGGTCGAAAAGTCTTGATATTTTCTCAG TTTACGCAAATATTGGATATTCTTCAAGCTGTTTTGAGAAATCATCATGTCAAATTCCTTGTTCTTACAGGAAGTACTCCGGTAGATGTGCGGCAAACTTTGGTGGACGAATTTACTGAAGACGATTCAATTCCCGTCTTTTTGTTATCCACAAAAGCTGGAG GCATGGGTATTAATCTAACTGCTGCTTCAGTGGTCATTAT GTTTGATCAAGACTTCAACCCGCACAATGACCGGCAGGCACAAGACCGAGCCTATCGAATAGGCCAGAAAAGAGACGTTGAGGTAGTTAAGTTAATCTCTAAGGGGACAATCGAGGAGGATATGCTTCGACTAGGAGAAACCAAACTAGCCCTCGATGAAGCGGTAGCTGGAGACGGCGATGAAACCGACGGGAGTGCTCCTGAACGCGAAATGAAGGTTTCACTGTTGAAAACTTTGCGCAAACAGTATGAGATGGAAGGCAAGCCGACACTCTGA
- a CDS encoding DNA excision repair protein ERCC-1 — translation MSATVPPVVIPASANNIIVNTSQRGNPVLECVRNVGKEFGDIVADYQVGRTTGVLFLRQDPLFEEAGHYLTTYKQYEFKSPELIKERAEKDYRSILRSALISISKVNKTDVETLRTSFGSFGNISKATSGQLHNLPGFGQVKVKNIKNAFEKPFRNQATGSLISLSSQAGPQSHTGSGMNGSQARREGSPVWDIELDLDNGSDELENMAPIKKHGDKT, via the exons ATGTCCGCCACAGTTCCCCCCGTCGTTATTCCAGCATCAGCGAATAACATTATTGTCAACACCTCACAG CGCGGGAATCCTGTTTTGGAGTGTGTTAGAAATGTTGGTAAAGAGTTTGGAGACATTGTGGCTGATTACCAAGTTGGAAGGACGACGGGCGTCCTGTTTCTCAGGCAAGATCCCCT ATTCGAGGAGGCAGGACATTATTTAACAACATACAAGCAATATGAATTTAAATCGCCAGAACTCATCAAAGAACGTGCAGAAAAGGATTATCGTTCAATACTACGCTCAGCGCTGATTTCGATCAGTAAAGTAAATAAGACAGACGTAGAGACACTCCGTACCTCATTTGGC AGTTTTGGTAACATATCAAAGGCGACATCAGGACAACTTCACAACCTGCCTGGATTCGGTCAAGTCAAGGTGAAGAATATAAAGAATGCATTCGAGAAACCGTTTAGAAATCAAGCCACGGGCTCGCTCATCTCGTTGTCTTCACAAGCAGGACCCCAATCACATACAGGTTCGGGTATGAATGGTTCCCAAGCAAGGCGAGAGGGCAGCCCTGTGTGGGACATTGAATTGGATTTAGACAATGGCTCAGACGAGCTCGAGAATATGGCCCCAATAAAGAAACATGGAGACAAGACTTAA
- a CDS encoding Transport protein particle subunit bet5: MTIHSLYIYDRHCVCVFYQDWHRTKRPKPAVEGGILPAVSQAVSPSQQNPNDGNLTLSSSFSSPRNTLSSTTGIVVAMNDGNQLPNAPQMQLSTGSTVSSSSGLPFDEEAKLVYGVVISLRNMIRKLSGRDEQFVNYRTSAYKLHLFETITGFKFVMLSDPKTDSLRFVLRQIYVGPFLEYVVRNPLVKMDSREQGIDNEYFRASVDRLIRGLSVFL; this comes from the exons ATGACGATACACAGTCTATACATCTACGATAG GCACTGTGTCTGTGTATTTTACCAGGATTGGCATCGTACCAAAAGGCCCAAACCTGCAGTTGAAGGGGGCATTCTTCCTGCAGTGTCTCAAGCAGTCTCCCCAAGCCAGCAAAACCCAAATGATGGGAACTTGACACTATCCTCGAGTTTTAGCAGTCCTCGAAATACCCTTTCGTCAACTACTGGAATTGTGGTTGCAATGAATGACGGCAATCAGTTGCCCAACGCACCTCAGATGCAACTGTCTACAGGATCAACGGTATCGTCGAGCAGTGGGTTACCGTTTGACGAAGAAGCGAAACTAGTCTACGGTGTTGTCATCTCATTAAGGAACATGATCAGAAAACTGTCGGGCAG AGACGAGCAATTTGTGAACTATCGCACCTCTGCGTACAAACTACACTTGTTTGAAACAATCACCGGCTTCAAATTTGTGATGCTCAGCGACCCCAAGACGGATTCACTACGATTTGTATTACGTCAAATATATGTTGGTCCTTTCCTGGAGTATGTCGTTAGAAACCCACTGGTAAAGATGGATTCAAGAGAACAGGGCATTGATAACGAATATTTTCGTGCAAGCGTAGACAGGCTAATAAGAGGCCTCTCCGTATTTCTATGA